A region from the Methylocystis iwaonis genome encodes:
- a CDS encoding UdgX family uracil-DNA binding protein (This protein belongs to the uracil DNA glycosylase superfamily, members of which act in excision repair of DNA. However, it belongs more specifically to UdgX branch, whose founding member was found to bind uracil in DNA (where it does not belong), without cleaving it, appears to promote DNA repair by a pathway involving RecA, rather than base excision.): MSEFVTLAALAGEEEICTRCPLYRNATQAVPGEGPRGARVMLVGEQPGDVEDLSGRPFVGPAGRLLDKALAKVHLPREECFVTNAVKHFKFEPRGKRRLHKKPDAGEIDACRWWLEQERGLVGPGLIVAMGVTAIRGVLGRSEPVSRLRGRLIDLDEKAKFLATIHPSFLLRLQEEEDKRREWTRFLGDLEIAAEWTRAGDGLVSNG; this comes from the coding sequence ATGTCCGAGTTCGTCACCCTCGCGGCGCTCGCCGGCGAGGAAGAAATCTGCACGCGCTGCCCGCTCTATCGCAACGCGACGCAAGCCGTCCCCGGCGAGGGGCCGCGCGGCGCGCGGGTCATGCTTGTCGGCGAGCAGCCGGGCGATGTGGAGGACCTCTCGGGCCGTCCTTTCGTCGGCCCCGCTGGGCGTCTCCTCGACAAGGCGCTGGCCAAGGTCCATCTGCCCCGCGAAGAGTGCTTCGTCACCAATGCGGTGAAACATTTCAAATTCGAGCCGCGCGGCAAGCGCCGCCTGCACAAGAAGCCGGACGCCGGCGAAATCGACGCCTGCCGCTGGTGGCTGGAGCAAGAGCGGGGGCTCGTCGGGCCGGGGCTCATCGTGGCGATGGGCGTCACGGCGATAAGAGGCGTGCTCGGCCGCTCCGAACCCGTCTCGCGGCTGCGCGGGCGCCTGATCGACCTCGATGAAAAGGCCAAATTCCTCGCCACCATCCACCCCTCTTTTCTGCTGCGGCTTCAGGAAGAAGAAGATAAGCGCAGGGAGTGGACGCGCTTTCTCGGCGATCTGGAGATCGCCGCGGAATGGACGCGGGCGGGTGATGGATTGGTTTCGAATGGATAG
- a CDS encoding alpha/beta hydrolase domain-containing protein yields the protein MDRRFRLFCAVLLLSTPAHAELLAFEEAVSDVHATLKIEGKEYRLDAKMLRTKAAAPPGVLLIDAAQNEDLAATALGRGMNVFALDLAKLPAPARAQALRDLLPRLRETTRAKRVLARGAGETGATLAEAGALFDGLLLQDARAANGPRSIETWGSDAYWRAPPPPAPAGPDDANLRRFFIAGTTTIAGANCLGPLNTRSQAPALRALLVVLDDWTKGVKPPASRAPAVADLVDARKLVWPKIAALPAPPSGERLVPKIDADGNESAGLRLPDQALPIATFTGFGAQKDKAGAGCAAGVALPFPSTKTDREKTGDPRPSLVERYGSRAYFVATMRIVADKLVKERLLLKEDADAYVAAARTAPF from the coding sequence ATGGATAGACGCTTCAGGCTTTTCTGCGCAGTCCTCCTTCTTTCAACGCCCGCCCACGCAGAGCTTCTCGCATTCGAAGAGGCGGTCTCCGACGTCCATGCGACGCTGAAAATTGAGGGCAAGGAATACCGCCTCGACGCGAAAATGCTGCGCACAAAAGCGGCGGCGCCGCCCGGCGTCTTGCTGATCGACGCCGCGCAAAATGAGGATCTCGCGGCGACGGCGCTGGGGCGCGGGATGAATGTCTTTGCGCTGGATCTCGCCAAGCTGCCGGCGCCGGCTCGCGCCCAGGCGCTGCGCGATCTGCTGCCGCGTCTGCGTGAGACGACCCGCGCCAAGAGGGTTCTCGCGCGCGGCGCCGGCGAAACGGGCGCGACTCTCGCCGAGGCGGGGGCGCTGTTCGACGGGCTTTTGCTGCAGGACGCCCGCGCGGCAAACGGACCGCGCAGCATCGAGACTTGGGGGAGCGACGCCTATTGGCGCGCCCCACCGCCGCCCGCGCCGGCAGGGCCGGACGACGCCAATCTCCGCCGCTTCTTTATCGCCGGAACGACGACAATTGCGGGCGCCAATTGCCTCGGCCCTCTCAATACGCGCTCGCAAGCCCCAGCGCTGCGGGCGCTGCTCGTCGTGCTGGACGATTGGACCAAGGGCGTGAAGCCGCCAGCCTCGCGCGCCCCGGCTGTGGCCGATCTCGTCGACGCCCGCAAGCTCGTCTGGCCGAAAATCGCCGCGCTGCCGGCGCCGCCCTCAGGAGAGCGACTCGTTCCCAAAATCGACGCCGACGGGAATGAGTCAGCGGGCCTGCGCCTGCCCGATCAGGCGCTGCCGATCGCGACTTTCACCGGATTTGGCGCGCAAAAAGATAAAGCCGGCGCCGGCTGCGCGGCGGGCGTAGCTCTACCTTTTCCCTCGACGAAGACGGACCGCGAAAAAACCGGCGATCCCCGCCCCTCGCTCGTCGAGCGCTATGGCTCGCGCGCCTATTTCGTCGCGACCATGCGGATTGTCGCCGACAAGCTCGTCAAGGAGCGGCTGCTTCTGAAGGAGGACGCCGACGCTTATGTCGCGGCCGCGAGGACCGCGCCTTTTTAG
- a CDS encoding alpha/beta hydrolase: protein MRFSLRFMRAPAALLALGLAACAGRQEGVLLPTHQRAPGTSVVNMLVATTRAPDLKDPGEMFSGERGAGLSFAAMTVSIPPDAYRTVGEVQWPESAPPDPMRAFTTVDAETLSLPGAITELNKRLAQTPKRQVLLFVHGYNTRFADAVYRFAQIVHDSDAPVAPVLFTWPSRGKLLQYGYDHESANYSRDALENVLQALARDPNVGEISVLAHSMGNWVTLEALRQMAIRNRGLPDKIKNVMLASPDVDFDVFKRQIATMDARPSIFTIFVSRDDEALAVSRRVWGDKPRVGAVNPNAEPYRDVFAHDRLLVVDLTDVASGGEDKLGHSKFAEAPGVVRAIGARLATGQSLSEGGAGVGDKLGMVAAGAASTVGVAAGAAVAAPFAIVDPRTRENFADRLQAVGEQAGETLQSGANVAQP, encoded by the coding sequence ATGCGATTTTCCCTAAGGTTCATGCGCGCTCCGGCCGCACTTCTGGCGCTTGGCCTCGCCGCCTGCGCGGGACGGCAGGAAGGCGTTCTTCTGCCCACCCACCAGCGCGCGCCGGGCACGAGCGTCGTAAATATGCTGGTGGCGACGACCCGCGCGCCCGACCTTAAAGACCCCGGCGAGATGTTCTCCGGCGAGCGCGGCGCCGGGCTTTCTTTTGCGGCGATGACCGTCTCGATCCCGCCCGACGCCTATCGGACGGTCGGCGAGGTGCAATGGCCCGAGAGCGCGCCGCCCGATCCGATGCGCGCCTTCACGACCGTCGACGCCGAAACCCTCAGCCTACCGGGGGCGATCACGGAACTGAACAAGCGGCTCGCGCAAACGCCGAAGCGGCAGGTCCTGCTCTTCGTCCATGGCTACAACACGCGCTTCGCCGACGCGGTCTATCGCTTCGCCCAGATCGTGCACGATTCCGATGCGCCGGTCGCGCCGGTGCTCTTCACCTGGCCGTCGCGCGGCAAGCTGCTGCAATATGGCTATGATCATGAGAGCGCGAACTATTCCCGCGACGCGCTCGAAAACGTCCTGCAGGCGCTCGCGCGCGACCCCAATGTCGGGGAAATTTCCGTCCTCGCTCATTCCATGGGCAATTGGGTGACGCTCGAAGCGCTGCGTCAGATGGCGATCCGCAATCGCGGCCTGCCGGACAAGATCAAAAATGTCATGCTCGCCTCGCCGGACGTCGATTTCGACGTCTTCAAGCGCCAGATTGCGACGATGGACGCCAGGCCGTCGATCTTCACGATTTTCGTCTCGCGTGACGACGAGGCGCTGGCGGTGTCGCGTCGCGTATGGGGCGACAAGCCGCGAGTCGGCGCCGTCAATCCCAACGCCGAACCCTATCGCGACGTCTTCGCGCACGACCGCCTTCTGGTGGTCGATTTGACCGATGTCGCCTCGGGCGGCGAGGACAAGCTCGGCCATTCGAAATTCGCCGAGGCTCCCGGCGTGGTCCGCGCCATCGGCGCGCGGCTCGCCACCGGCCAGTCGCTGAGCGAAGGGGGCGCCGGGGTCGGCGACAAGCTCGGCATGGTCGCCGCCGGCGCGGCCTCGACGGTGGGCGTCGCGGCCGGGGCCGCCGTGGCGGCGCCCTTCGCCATCGTCGATCCGCGCACGCGAGAGAATTTCGCCGACCGGCTGCAGGCCGTGGGCGAACAGGCCGGCGAAACGCTGCAGAGCGGCGCGAACGTGGCGCAGCCTTAG
- the fumC gene encoding class II fumarate hydratase, which yields MTEDNRIERDSFGDIAVPSWALWGAQTQRSRENFPIGGQRMPIEVVHALARVKLAAAQVNAAKGLIKPEIAKAITEAAQEVIDGKFDDHFPLVVWQTGSGTQSNMNVNEVIANRANEQLGAPRGSKAPVHPNDHVNCGQSSNDSFPTAIHIAAALAISGKLLPAVERLHAALERKSSQFAPLVKIGRTHLQDATPVTLGQEFSGYAAQAKYGAARIRATLPDLLALAQGGTAVGTGVNTAKGFAEEVAAHIATQTGLPFVTAPNKFEALAAHDAEAFAHGAINALATGLYKIACDIRLMGAGPRAGLAELKLPENEPGSSIMPGKVNPTQVEAITMVCARVFGNHQTITFAASQGHLELNVMKPVIAFALLESVDLMASGIDSFITRCLEGVEADEANIKRFLDRSLMLVTALAPKIGYDAASKIARAAHKNGTSLKEEALASGKVTEAEFDEIVRPEKMLAPND from the coding sequence ATGACTGAAGATAACCGCATTGAACGCGATTCCTTTGGCGATATCGCCGTGCCGTCCTGGGCCCTGTGGGGCGCGCAGACGCAGCGTTCGCGGGAGAATTTTCCCATCGGCGGCCAGCGCATGCCGATCGAGGTCGTCCATGCGCTCGCGCGCGTGAAGCTCGCCGCCGCGCAGGTCAACGCCGCCAAGGGGCTCATCAAGCCGGAAATCGCCAAGGCGATCACGGAGGCCGCGCAGGAGGTCATCGACGGCAAATTCGATGATCACTTCCCGCTGGTCGTCTGGCAGACGGGCTCCGGCACGCAATCGAATATGAACGTCAATGAGGTGATCGCGAACCGGGCCAATGAGCAGCTCGGCGCACCGCGCGGCTCCAAGGCGCCCGTGCATCCGAACGATCACGTCAATTGCGGCCAATCCTCGAACGACAGCTTCCCCACCGCCATCCACATCGCCGCCGCGCTCGCGATCAGCGGCAAGCTTCTGCCGGCGGTCGAGCGCCTTCATGCGGCGCTGGAGCGCAAATCCTCGCAGTTCGCCCCTCTGGTGAAGATCGGCCGCACCCATCTGCAGGACGCGACGCCCGTCACGCTCGGCCAGGAATTTTCGGGCTACGCCGCCCAGGCGAAATATGGCGCAGCGCGCATCCGCGCCACGCTTCCCGATCTTCTTGCCCTCGCTCAGGGCGGCACGGCGGTCGGCACCGGCGTCAATACGGCCAAGGGCTTCGCCGAGGAAGTGGCGGCGCATATTGCGACCCAAACCGGCCTGCCCTTCGTCACGGCGCCCAATAAATTCGAGGCGCTCGCCGCGCATGACGCCGAGGCTTTCGCCCATGGCGCGATCAATGCGCTGGCCACGGGCCTCTACAAGATCGCCTGCGACATCCGCCTGATGGGCGCGGGCCCGCGCGCCGGTCTCGCGGAGCTGAAGCTCCCTGAGAATGAGCCGGGCTCGTCGATCATGCCGGGCAAGGTCAATCCGACGCAGGTCGAGGCCATCACCATGGTCTGCGCCCGCGTCTTCGGCAACCATCAGACAATCACCTTCGCAGCGTCGCAGGGCCATCTCGAACTCAATGTGATGAAGCCCGTCATCGCCTTCGCGCTGCTCGAATCCGTCGACCTGATGGCCTCCGGCATCGACAGCTTCATCACCCGCTGCCTCGAGGGCGTCGAGGCGGATGAAGCCAATATCAAACGCTTCCTCGATCGTTCGCTGATGCTCGTCACCGCGCTCGCGCCGAAGATCGGCTATGACGCGGCCTCCAAGATCGCCCGCGCCGCCCATAAGAACGGCACGAGCCTGAAGGAAGAGGCGCTGGCCTCCGGCAAGGTGACCGAGGCCGAGTTCGATGAGATCGTGCGGCCGGAAAAAATGCTCGCGCCGAACGACTGA
- a CDS encoding sigma-70 family RNA polymerase sigma factor: protein MSAEGQGSSDGQSLKNDLIAAIPSLRAFAISISGSSDRADDLVQETLVKAWGSLDSFAEGTNLTAWLFTILRNIYYSEHRRRRRETPDPDGEMAARLVTPESQNAHMDFLDFREALQKLPLDQREALILVAAQGMSYEEAAEICGCAPGTMKSRVNRARNRLADLMSLPNSGREIAEPRAAALTPAGRD from the coding sequence GTGAGCGCCGAAGGACAAGGATCCAGCGACGGACAAAGTCTCAAGAATGACCTGATCGCAGCGATCCCCAGCCTGCGCGCCTTTGCTATTTCGATTTCGGGCAGTTCCGACCGAGCGGACGATCTCGTGCAGGAGACCCTCGTCAAAGCATGGGGGAGCCTCGACTCCTTCGCCGAGGGCACGAATCTCACTGCCTGGCTTTTCACGATTTTGCGCAACATCTACTACAGCGAGCATCGTCGGCGCCGCCGCGAGACGCCGGACCCCGACGGGGAGATGGCCGCGCGCCTGGTCACGCCGGAATCGCAAAATGCGCATATGGACTTCCTGGATTTTCGCGAGGCGCTGCAGAAGCTGCCCCTCGACCAACGTGAGGCGCTGATTCTCGTCGCGGCCCAGGGCATGTCCTATGAGGAAGCCGCCGAAATCTGCGGCTGCGCCCCTGGCACCATGAAAAGCCGGGTCAATCGCGCCCGCAACCGCTTAGCCGATCTTATGTCGCTCCCCAATTCCGGGCGCGAGATCGCCGAACCGCGCGCCGCCGCGCTGACGCCAGCCGGCCGAGATTGA
- a CDS encoding NepR family anti-sigma factor, with protein sequence MKQTCYATPEAAAERKGSESMRPASKQSAQFKEPIRERGVLLSVQRTIPRDEIGPPQKIMTLPIGGSMAKNNPENVVARVQYGQDQPRAETRHSPGALQPGMAVFAGGLQADDGPRRGSETSVRKNGVTLCSAKITRSPHHVDFGDALGKELRNLYDDLVAQPVPERFLNLLNQLEKNVVSSGLSNSAPGERE encoded by the coding sequence GTGAAACAGACATGTTACGCCACTCCGGAGGCGGCTGCTGAACGGAAAGGAAGCGAAAGCATGAGACCTGCGTCAAAACAATCCGCACAATTTAAGGAACCAATCCGTGAGCGCGGCGTTTTGCTCTCCGTGCAACGCACTATACCGCGCGACGAAATCGGTCCGCCACAGAAAATCATGACTTTGCCGATCGGGGGCTCCATGGCGAAAAACAATCCGGAGAATGTTGTTGCGCGTGTGCAATATGGGCAGGACCAGCCGCGCGCCGAGACGCGACATTCACCGGGAGCGCTGCAGCCAGGCATGGCGGTTTTTGCAGGGGGCCTCCAGGCGGACGACGGCCCCCGGCGCGGGAGCGAGACCAGCGTAAGGAAAAACGGCGTAACTCTTTGTTCCGCCAAAATAACAAGAAGCCCACATCATGTCGATTTTGGGGACGCCCTCGGCAAAGAGCTTCGAAATCTCTATGACGATCTGGTCGCTCAGCCAGTTCCGGAACGATTTCTGAATCTCCTGAACCAGCTAGAAAAGAATGTGGTATCGTCGGGCCTGTCGAACAGCGCGCCCGGGGAGAGAGAGTGA
- a CDS encoding response regulator encodes MSVSQEISAHLPYMRRFARALVGDREGGDAYVLATLEAVVAEPRRLHDSQDLRVSLYKLFLDIWSAAPVAVHSGAGDALDDAGARHNLDAISLRPRIAFLLNALEGFDLEQVGETLDVPEQEAAELINAANAEIADQIATDVLIIEDEPLIAHDLRSIVEELGHNVVGIARTHREAIATTEIGKPGLILADIQLADGSSGLDAVNEILGSLSTPVIFVTAYPERFLTGAPPEPAFLVAKPFSVESLKAVISQALFFNRRSQRKSG; translated from the coding sequence ATGTCTGTTTCACAAGAGATTTCCGCTCACCTTCCCTATATGCGCCGCTTTGCTCGGGCCCTGGTGGGCGATCGAGAAGGCGGCGACGCTTATGTTCTCGCAACGCTCGAGGCTGTTGTCGCGGAGCCGCGACGCCTTCATGACAGCCAGGATCTGAGGGTCTCCCTCTACAAGCTTTTCCTCGACATCTGGTCCGCCGCGCCGGTCGCTGTTCATTCCGGGGCGGGCGATGCCCTCGACGACGCGGGCGCGCGCCACAACCTCGACGCGATTTCGCTCAGACCGCGCATCGCCTTCCTGTTGAACGCCCTGGAAGGCTTCGATCTCGAACAGGTCGGCGAAACGCTTGACGTCCCCGAACAGGAGGCCGCGGAGCTTATCAACGCGGCGAACGCCGAAATTGCCGACCAGATCGCAACGGACGTCCTCATCATCGAGGATGAGCCGCTGATCGCGCATGATCTGCGCAGCATTGTGGAGGAACTGGGGCATAACGTCGTCGGAATCGCGCGCACCCACCGGGAGGCGATCGCAACCACCGAGATCGGCAAGCCCGGCTTGATCCTCGCCGACATTCAACTTGCCGACGGCAGCTCCGGCCTGGATGCGGTGAACGAAATTTTGGGGTCGCTTTCGACTCCGGTGATCTTCGTGACTGCCTATCCGGAGCGATTTCTGACCGGCGCGCCGCCGGAGCCTGCCTTTTTGGTCGCCAAGCCGTTCAGCGTCGAGAGCCTTAAGGCCGTGATAAGTCAGGCTCTCTTCTTCAACCGTAGGTCGCAACGGAAATCTGGCTGA
- a CDS encoding general stress protein: MQEVQVKKSNRGFASMDPEKQRAIARKGGQSVPDDKRSFSQNPELAARAGRKGGQSVNPSKRSFSRDHTLASEAGRKGGHASHGGGQPKQQRGASI; this comes from the coding sequence ATGCAGGAAGTGCAAGTGAAAAAATCCAATCGAGGTTTTGCGTCGATGGATCCTGAGAAGCAGCGGGCGATTGCGCGTAAGGGCGGCCAGAGCGTCCCGGACGACAAGCGCAGCTTCTCTCAGAATCCGGAACTGGCGGCGCGCGCTGGCCGCAAGGGCGGGCAGAGCGTCAATCCGTCGAAGCGCAGTTTCTCGCGCGATCATACGCTCGCGTCGGAAGCTGGCCGTAAGGGCGGTCACGCCTCGCACGGCGGCGGACAGCCGAAGCAGCAGCGGGGGGCGTCTATCTAA
- the ptsN gene encoding PTS IIA-like nitrogen regulatory protein PtsN → MRLTDLVTPEAVIANLRATTKKQLLQELSERAAKLSGLSAREIFDALLHRERLGSTGIGEGIAIPHGKLAKVKSIFGIFARLERPVEFEALDGSPVDLVFLLIAPETSGADHLKALACAARMLRDPGLVATIRATRDHDALYSLISQRSKPYAA, encoded by the coding sequence ATGCGGCTCACGGATCTTGTCACGCCGGAAGCAGTCATCGCCAATCTGAGGGCGACGACGAAAAAGCAACTGCTTCAGGAACTGAGCGAGCGGGCGGCGAAGCTCTCCGGACTGTCGGCGCGTGAGATCTTCGACGCGCTGCTGCATCGCGAGCGTCTCGGCTCAACGGGCATCGGCGAGGGCATTGCCATACCGCATGGCAAGCTCGCGAAGGTAAAGTCGATTTTTGGGATTTTCGCCAGGTTGGAGCGACCGGTGGAGTTCGAGGCGCTCGATGGCTCCCCGGTCGATCTGGTGTTTCTCCTGATCGCGCCAGAAACCTCCGGCGCCGATCACCTCAAAGCCCTTGCCTGCGCGGCGCGGATGCTTCGCGACCCTGGCCTAGTCGCAACCATCCGCGCCACGCGAGACCATGACGCGCTTTACTCTTTAATCTCGCAGCGTTCCAAGCCCTACGCTGCGTAA
- the hpf gene encoding ribosome hibernation-promoting factor, HPF/YfiA family codes for MSLRVSGKNINIGESLRVHITQRLEQTTSKYFDGGVSGHVTIAPEGSGYRADCALHLTSGIVLQTDGRGHEPYATFDQAADRLEKRLRRYKERLKGHGQVHESPEVVPYHVLEAPDQEAEAPVEFSAAVVAESTTKLRRLSVSAAVLDLDLSGAPVMVFRHANTGRVNIVYRRADNNIGWIDTPGGA; via the coding sequence ATGTCCCTGAGAGTTTCAGGCAAGAACATCAACATCGGCGAATCGTTGCGCGTCCATATCACGCAGCGTCTCGAGCAGACCACGTCGAAATATTTCGACGGCGGCGTCAGCGGCCATGTCACGATCGCGCCTGAAGGCTCCGGCTATCGCGCCGATTGCGCGCTGCATTTGACCTCGGGCATCGTGCTCCAGACCGACGGGCGCGGGCACGAGCCCTACGCCACATTCGATCAGGCGGCCGACCGGCTGGAGAAGCGCTTGCGCCGCTACAAGGAGCGGCTGAAGGGCCATGGCCAGGTCCATGAGTCGCCGGAGGTTGTGCCTTATCACGTGCTCGAGGCGCCCGATCAGGAAGCCGAGGCGCCCGTCGAATTCAGCGCCGCCGTGGTTGCCGAGAGCACAACCAAATTGCGTCGCCTGTCGGTGTCGGCCGCGGTTCTCGACCTCGACCTGTCGGGCGCGCCAGTCATGGTCTTCCGCCATGCAAATACTGGCCGCGTGAATATTGTCTATCGGCGCGCCGACAACAATATCGGATGGATCGATACCCCCGGCGGCGCATAG
- the rpoN gene encoding RNA polymerase factor sigma-54: protein MAISTKLMMRQGQALVMTPQLLQAIKLLQFSNLELSAFLHDELERNPLLEAQEGDYADGPAAEREASHSDDFRAESQGEADHFGAEPHEGDWARDSLAVDSATLSSDLGADLSNTFDPEGPAVTAQAPREALEGAGLSATSWSGSAGGGGDDGEAPNLEAYVASRPSLHEHLAEQLALVCPEPGRRMIGQAIIDGIDETGYLREAIEEIADRLGAGLAETEAVLAAIQSFEPSGVGARDLAECLAIQLKERDRYDPAMQIFVANLALVAKRDFAQLAKLCGVDGEDIADMAAELRSLDPKPGRAFGDSPIQPLVADVIVRAAPDGSWHVELNSDALPRVLVNHSYAAKVSAGARDGDKTFISTCLQNANWLTKSLEQRSRTILKVASEIVRLQDAFLAKGVEHLRPLNLRTIADAIGMHESTVSRVTSNKYMMTPRGIFELKYFFSASIATTSGAEAHSAESVRFRIKQMIDRETADDVLSDDAIVAKLKAIDIDIARRTVAKYRDSLRIPSSVDRRRAKMAMAREQVH from the coding sequence ATGGCGATTTCGACCAAGCTGATGATGCGTCAGGGCCAAGCCCTGGTGATGACCCCGCAGCTCTTGCAAGCGATCAAGCTGCTGCAATTTTCCAATCTGGAGCTTTCCGCCTTTTTGCATGACGAGCTCGAGCGCAACCCCCTGCTCGAGGCGCAGGAAGGCGACTACGCCGACGGTCCAGCCGCGGAGCGCGAGGCGAGCCATTCCGACGATTTCCGCGCGGAATCGCAGGGCGAAGCGGATCATTTCGGCGCGGAGCCTCACGAGGGCGATTGGGCCCGCGATTCGCTCGCGGTCGATTCCGCGACGCTTTCCTCCGATCTCGGCGCCGATTTGAGCAACACTTTCGACCCGGAGGGCCCGGCGGTGACAGCCCAGGCGCCGCGCGAGGCGCTGGAGGGCGCGGGCCTGTCCGCGACTTCCTGGAGCGGCTCCGCCGGCGGCGGGGGCGACGATGGCGAGGCGCCCAATCTCGAGGCTTATGTCGCGTCCCGCCCCAGCCTGCACGAGCATCTCGCCGAACAGCTCGCGCTCGTTTGCCCCGAGCCCGGCCGGCGGATGATCGGTCAGGCGATCATCGACGGCATCGACGAGACCGGCTATCTGCGCGAAGCGATCGAGGAGATTGCAGACAGGCTCGGCGCGGGCCTCGCCGAAACCGAGGCGGTGCTCGCGGCGATCCAGAGTTTCGAGCCATCCGGGGTGGGCGCCCGCGATCTCGCCGAATGCCTGGCGATTCAGCTCAAGGAGCGCGATCGCTACGATCCGGCGATGCAGATTTTCGTCGCTAATCTGGCCCTTGTCGCCAAGCGCGATTTCGCTCAGCTCGCCAAGCTCTGCGGCGTCGACGGCGAGGACATCGCCGACATGGCCGCCGAGCTGCGCAGCCTCGACCCCAAGCCCGGTCGCGCCTTTGGCGATTCGCCGATCCAGCCGCTCGTCGCCGACGTCATCGTGCGCGCGGCCCCTGACGGCTCATGGCATGTGGAGCTGAATTCCGACGCGCTGCCGAGAGTGCTCGTCAATCACAGCTATGCGGCGAAGGTCAGCGCCGGGGCGCGCGACGGCGACAAGACCTTCATCTCCACCTGCCTGCAGAACGCCAATTGGCTGACGAAAAGCCTGGAGCAGCGCAGCCGGACCATTTTGAAAGTCGCCTCGGAGATCGTCCGGCTGCAGGACGCTTTTCTCGCCAAAGGCGTGGAACATTTGCGGCCGCTCAATCTGCGCACTATCGCCGACGCGATCGGCATGCACGAGTCGACCGTCTCTCGCGTCACCTCGAATAAATATATGATGACGCCGCGCGGCATCTTCGAGCTCAAATATTTCTTCTCGGCCTCTATCGCGACGACCAGCGGCGCGGAGGCGCATTCGGCCGAATCCGTGCGATTCCGCATCAAGCAGATGATCGACAGGGAGACCGCCGACGACGTGCTCTCCGACGACGCCATCGTCGCCAAGCTGAAGGCGATCGACATCGACATCGCCCGGCGCACCGTCGCCAAATATCGCGATAGCCTGCGCATTCCTTCTTCGGTCGACCGCCGCCGGGCGAAAATGGCGATGGCGCGCGAGCAAGTTCATTGA
- a CDS encoding sensor histidine kinase, with product MAHLHEKDQELQQLKEKYNALCRRFRDNLATISMLFAAQARRTVQPELCRKCVSCLVGVYDLEDIGDERISMAAYLPTLSKVLVTSFDNRIRLATSVDPTITLDFRRAHCIGLIYAEAASNALKHAFPGLSSGAVYATLRVDGAKLALTVVDSGFGFDVEIATRQRSEGLNFMQELARQIDGDLGIRSSQAGTTVSLTCPL from the coding sequence ATGGCTCATCTTCATGAAAAGGATCAGGAATTACAGCAGTTAAAAGAGAAATATAACGCGCTTTGCCGGCGCTTTAGAGATAATCTCGCGACGATTTCCATGCTTTTTGCCGCTCAGGCGCGACGAACCGTCCAGCCGGAACTTTGCCGCAAATGCGTTTCCTGTCTGGTCGGTGTCTATGATCTGGAAGATATTGGCGACGAACGGATTTCCATGGCGGCATATCTTCCGACGCTTTCCAAGGTGCTGGTCACGAGCTTCGACAACCGAATCAGGCTGGCAACCTCCGTCGACCCGACCATCACGCTCGATTTCCGGCGCGCCCACTGCATCGGCCTTATCTACGCAGAAGCCGCCTCGAACGCGCTCAAACACGCCTTCCCCGGCCTCAGCTCAGGCGCTGTCTATGCGACGCTGCGCGTCGACGGCGCAAAGCTCGCGCTGACGGTCGTCGACAGCGGTTTTGGCTTCGACGTCGAGATCGCAACGCGACAGAGGTCGGAAGGTTTGAATTTCATGCAAGAGCTGGCGCGGCAGATCGACGGCGACCTGGGCATCAGGTCGTCGCAAGCCGGCACGACCGTCTCGCTCACCTGCCCACTCTAA